The following proteins come from a genomic window of Candidatus Bathyarchaeota archaeon:
- a CDS encoding peptidylprolyl isomerase, producing the protein MPSNYQQVGGVIEMPINDGDKVTIHYTAKLDNGEVVEDTHATGPITFNVGDGRLLPRLEEALKGLDKGDRKEVTLSPEDSFGEWKEDYLQEVPRSMLAGGFDPSVGDVVELRFVDGSRRLVTVEDVKEESIVLDLNHPLAGQTLTFDVEIVDVTSE; encoded by the coding sequence GTGCCCTCCAATTACCAACAGGTTGGAGGTGTGATTGAGATGCCTATCAACGATGGGGATAAGGTTACGATCCACTACACCGCCAAGCTAGATAACGGTGAAGTTGTCGAGGATACACATGCAACTGGACCCATCACCTTCAACGTCGGTGATGGGAGACTACTTCCCAGACTCGAGGAGGCTCTCAAAGGGTTAGATAAGGGAGATAGGAAAGAGGTGACCCTCAGTCCAGAGGATAGTTTCGGCGAGTGGAAGGAAGATTATCTCCAGGAGGTCCCGAGATCTATGTTGGCTGGAGGCTTCGATCCATCTGTAGGTGATGTTGTCGAATTGAGGTTCGTCGACGGTTCAAGACGCCTGGTCACAGTTGAGGATGTGAAGGAAGAATCAATAGTCTTGGATCTTAACCATCCATTGGCAGGTCAGACCTTAACATTCGACGTCGAGATAGTGGATGTCACATCTGAATGA
- a CDS encoding DUF2721 domain-containing protein, translating to MRGASKLVTLESVDIIHLFQTVLVPVLMISGIGIFILIIQTRYGRVVDRIRAINNERLKMIRMELTGDLSDVEKKWNYHRLQDLQRQLPILVKRGKMLRDSLRFMFLSIFTFIISSFLIFIEQITKIQTSFAVLTIFTFGMFMVFMACINAIREVSGSFHAVLYDIHTHVPKEYRVKTDLQAWTDDLEPL from the coding sequence ATGAGGGGAGCGTCCAAACTGGTCACCTTAGAATCTGTGGACATCATACATCTATTCCAGACAGTCCTTGTACCTGTATTGATGATAAGTGGCATAGGCATATTCATACTCATAATCCAGACGAGGTACGGTAGAGTTGTGGATAGGATAAGGGCCATCAACAATGAGAGGTTGAAAATGATCAGGATGGAGTTGACTGGAGACCTATCTGATGTTGAGAAGAAATGGAACTACCACAGGCTGCAGGATCTCCAGAGGCAACTGCCCATTCTCGTAAAGAGGGGAAAGATGCTCAGGGACTCCTTAAGATTCATGTTCCTATCAATATTCACCTTCATAATCTCATCATTCCTAATATTTATCGAGCAGATCACGAAGATACAGACATCATTCGCTGTCCTCACCATATTCACATTCGGAATGTTCATGGTCTTCATGGCCTGCATCAACGCCATAAGAGAGGTTTCAGGCTCATTCCACGCCGTCCTATACGATATTCACACACATGTTCCGAAAGAGTATAGGGTGAAGACAGACCTCCAAGCCTGGACAGATGACCTTGAACCCCTCTGA